One genomic window of Nicotiana sylvestris chromosome 10, ASM39365v2, whole genome shotgun sequence includes the following:
- the LOC138879878 gene encoding uncharacterized protein, with translation MYFLDEEVSFVGEDITEAYNDLRMFFDGATNFKGVGIGAVLVSETGQHYHVSAKLRFPCTNNMAEYEACILGLNMAIEMNVHELLVIGGSDLLMHQVQGEWATKNSKILPSLHHVQELRKRFTKIKFRHVPKIQNELADVLATLSSMIQHLDKNYIDPILVSILNQPAYCAHVKE, from the coding sequence atgtattttcttgatgaagaagtatcattcgtaggagaagacattactgaagcTTATAACGATttgaggatgttctttgacggagccacaaatttcaaaggagtaggcattggagcagttttggtatcagaaacgggtcagcattatcacgtatctgctaaactcagatttccctgcaccaacaatatggcagagtaCGAAGCATGTATACTAGGGCTAAACATGGCAATCGAAATGAACGTCCATGAGTTGTTGGTAATCGGTGGCTCAGATTTGCTTATGCACcaagtacaaggagagtgggccaccaagaattccaagatattgccatctttgcaccatgtgcaggaattgagaaagaggttcacaaagataaaattccgacatgtgcccaaaaTTCAGAATGAGCTTGCCGACGtattagccactttgtcatcaatgatacaacatctagataagaactatattgatcccattctggtgaGTATCcttaatcagccggcatattgtgctcatgtcaaGGAATAA